The Arachis hypogaea cultivar Tifrunner chromosome 14, arahy.Tifrunner.gnm2.J5K5, whole genome shotgun sequence genome has a segment encoding these proteins:
- the LOC114925191 gene encoding uncharacterized protein, translating to MTTNISECVNSILKGVRNLPVCSLVKATYGRLAELFVRKGREAEAQLGTGQQFSQHLVKCIEANLKTARCFTVTLYDRDNSEYTVAETTPTGSFSLGSYRVSLSSQTCDCGYFQALHFPCPHALACCAYSRVTWQPYVHHVYRLSSVFSVYRMGFTPPIPEGFWPPYDGPTVIPDPNKRRAREGRPRSTQIQTNMDEADPNRPKRCGLCRQPGHTRRSCPQAGGPSHTG from the coding sequence ATGACGACCAATATCtctgagtgtgtgaactcaatcctGAAGGGGGTCAGGAACCTCCCTGTGTGCTCGCTGGTGAAGGCCACATACGGAAGGTTGGCTGAACTATTTGTCCgcaaggggagggaggccgaggcCCAGCTGGGTActggacaacaattcagtcaacACCTGGTCAAGTGTATCGAGGCCAATCTGAAGACGGCTAGGTGCTTCACCGTGACTTTATATGACAGGGATAACTCGGAGTACACTGTGGCAGAGACGACTCCGACTGGTTCGTTCTCACTGGGTAGCTACAGGGTCTCACTAAGTTCTCAGACATGTGATTGTGGATACTTCCAGgcacttcatttcccgtgtcCGCACGCATTGGCATGCTGTGCCTACTCACGGGTTACTTGGCAGCCATACGTTCACCATGTGTATCGCCTTAGTTCGGTTTTCAGTGTGTATCGGATGGgattcacacctcccattccggagGGTTTTTGGCCACCATATGACGGGCCAACCGTTATACCGGACCCGAACAAGAGGCGTGCGAGGGAGGGTCGTCCGCGGTCTACCCAGATACAGACCAATATGGATGAGGCAGATCCGAACCGGCCCAAGAGATGTGGCCTCTGTAGGCAACCTGGACACACTCGTCGAAGTTGTCCACAGGCCGGAGGACCCAGCCATACAGGGTGA
- the LOC112740315 gene encoding uncharacterized protein, with the protein MASLQAGLEITNKKGENNLQREKQIVVDPLSLRESSTIFTGTILHPPPLHPPNPRFLSLSLPNSASSSPRFTPRKISKGESNGSQEQEQAQLRKSKSCDETRSLAPSSYEIDHHHWLTKLSEMEEHHHNETFSEVVKRSPKSVKKKQVSDDGFRCSSLCLYLPGFGAKLLKPCKARKEEEDGSESKSRGAMNMSRTVSVQEFECGSWASGVAKVPEVRTHSRSSYFDLPMELINGNDVNSPFSGASSFAFEKELKGVLKNGPSRGGSGRKSDGSPRHVRFSLSPSPESSCPASPAFCISPRLRKAREDFNAFLAAAQTA; encoded by the coding sequence atggctTCCTTGCAAGCAGGATTAGAAATCACCAACAAAAAAGGTGAGAATAATTTGCAGAGAGAAAAACAGATTGTGGTGGATCCACTTTCATTAAGAGAATCTTCTACTATTTTCACTGGCACCATTTTGCACCCTCCACCGTTACACCCTCCAAATCCTAGATTCTTGAGCCTCAGTCTCCCCAATTCGGCCTCCTCCTCGCCACGATTCACCCCCCGGAAGATCTCGAAAGGCGAAAGCAACGGatcacaagaacaagaacaagctcaatTAAGGAAGAGCAAGTCATGTGATGAAACAAGATCACTAGCACCCTCATCATATGAAATTGATCATCATCATTGGCTAACAAAACTGAGTGAAATGGAAGAACATCATCATAATGAAACATTCTCAGAAGTTGTTAAGAGAAGTCCCAAGAGTGTGAAGAAGAAACAAGTTAGTGATGATGGTTTTAGATGCAGTTCTCTATGCTTGTACCTTCCAGGTTTTGGTGCTAAATTATTGAAGCCATGtaaggcaagaaaagaagaagaagatggttcaGAATCAAAATCACGTGGTGCTATGAATATGTCAAGAACAGTTTCAGTGCAGGAATTTGAATGTGGGTCTTGGGCTTCTGGAGTAGCAAAAGTCCCTGAGGTAAGAACACACTCTAGGAGTTCATACTTTGATCTACCAATGGAATTGATCAATGGCAATGATGTGAATTCACCATTTAGTGGTGCATCATcttttgcttttgaaaaagagcTCAAAGGGGTACTAAAAAATGGTCCATCTAGAGGAGGGAGTGGTAGGAAATCAGATGGGTCCCCTCGGCATGTTCGGTTTTCGCTGTCGCCGTCGCCGGAATCATCATGCCCTGCCTCTCCAGCATTCTGCATCAGTCCTCGTTTGAGGAAAGCTAGAGAAGATTTCAATGCCTTCTTAGCTGCTGCACAAACTGCATGA